A region of Alteromonadaceae bacterium 2753L.S.0a.02 DNA encodes the following proteins:
- a CDS encoding cob(I)alamin adenosyltransferase, translating to MLQNVPRWLCEITNDKDNKVLSMSDKNQRHKNAMVKQKAKIDAAIAKADTERGVAVLLTGNGKGKSSSAFGMVMRALGYEQRVGVVQFIKGAQLSGEEIYLRDHCPQVQFYQMGTGFTWNTQDRSGDIAAAEKTWLVAASMLANTDLDLVVLDELTYMLAYSYLDEAKVVAAIHARPVEQSVVVTGRGGGSKLKEIMDTVSDVKDVKHAYSAGLKARKGVDY from the coding sequence TTGCTACAGAACGTGCCGCGGTGGCTTTGTGAAATCACCAACGATAAAGACAACAAAGTATTGAGTATGAGTGACAAAAATCAACGCCATAAAAACGCCATGGTAAAGCAAAAAGCTAAAATTGATGCCGCAATTGCAAAAGCCGATACCGAACGAGGCGTTGCCGTTTTGCTAACGGGAAATGGCAAAGGAAAATCCAGTTCAGCTTTTGGCATGGTGATGCGTGCGCTGGGGTATGAACAACGCGTGGGCGTTGTGCAATTTATAAAAGGTGCACAACTTTCAGGCGAAGAAATTTATTTGCGTGACCATTGTCCGCAGGTGCAATTTTATCAAATGGGCACCGGTTTCACCTGGAACACACAGGATCGCAGCGGTGATATCGCTGCCGCCGAAAAAACCTGGCTGGTGGCGGCTAGTATGTTGGCGAACACCGATCTCGATCTAGTGGTGCTCGACGAACTTACCTACATGCTTGCATATAGTTATTTGGATGAAGCCAAGGTAGTGGCAGCGATTCACGCGCGCCCTGTTGAGCAAAGTGTCGTCGTCACAGGCCGAGGAGGGGGGAGCAAATTAAAAGAAATAATGGACACAGTATCGGATGTGAAGGACGTAAAGCATGCCTATAGCGCCGGTCTTAAAGCCCGAAAGGGTGTGGATTACTAA
- a CDS encoding iron complex transport system ATP-binding protein: MEILSTSNLSLRLGNKQVLNNINLSLGAGRVYAIIGPNGAGKSSLLKSLCGEIISFTGHLRFGGKALSDLNSIDLARAMAMLPQSSNLNFPFTVREVVSLARTPHCSGKHIDEQIISEAINAMDMHKLQQRLYTQLSGGEKQRTQVARVLAQIWREQDSGGLPRILLLDEPTAFLDMGHQQQLLQQVTRFGENGATVVMVLHDINLAANFSDEIVAMQAGEVIAAGESHKILTVDLIETLFSARIDLLRRESQPSHYVLQR, from the coding sequence GTGGAAATACTCAGTACCAGTAATCTGAGCCTACGCTTGGGTAATAAACAGGTGCTTAATAATATTAACCTTAGCTTAGGAGCCGGTCGCGTCTATGCCATTATTGGTCCCAACGGCGCCGGTAAATCCAGCTTACTAAAATCGCTTTGTGGTGAGATAATCAGTTTTACCGGGCACTTGCGTTTTGGTGGTAAAGCATTGTCAGATTTGAATAGTATAGATTTGGCGCGCGCTATGGCAATGCTGCCACAATCGAGCAATTTGAATTTCCCGTTTACAGTACGAGAAGTGGTTAGCCTGGCGCGCACGCCACACTGCAGCGGCAAGCATATCGACGAACAGATTATCTCCGAAGCCATAAATGCCATGGATATGCACAAACTCCAGCAGCGTTTATATACCCAACTTTCCGGTGGCGAGAAACAACGCACCCAGGTTGCGCGAGTGCTGGCCCAAATTTGGCGTGAACAAGACAGCGGCGGATTGCCGCGAATTTTGTTGCTGGATGAACCAACCGCATTCTTGGATATGGGGCATCAGCAGCAGTTATTACAACAAGTAACCCGCTTCGGGGAAAATGGTGCAACGGTCGTTATGGTGTTGCATGATATAAATCTTGCAGCTAATTTCTCAGACGAAATAGTGGCTATGCAGGCGGGTGAGGTTATAGCAGCAGGGGAGTCGCATAAAATTTTAACGGTTGACCTTATTGAAACGCTATTTTCTGCGCGAATCGATTTATTGCGCCGGGAATCACAACCAAGCCACTATGTGTTGCAGCGTTAA
- a CDS encoding iron complex transport system permease protein produces the protein MLFSAATLARYWPHLLIIAVFVTLLTSIFSLAVGATDIPLTTLFDWLQGNADEHTALIIEQLRLPRILLAIGVGALLAVSGTVTQGLFRNPLADPSLIGISAGAAAGASLVIVCFSQHSVNLLGISLVTSGAFAGSLVVVAFVYRLSTSATGTSVATMLLAGIAFTFMAGSVTSLLEFFADNEMLRRISLWRMGGLDGANFVAAGAVMVVAVVLMFILYQQHKALNVFLLGESEARHLGINVLHLKRLVIICVAAGVGLSVALAGTIAFLGLVVPHIVRLAVGPNHRYMIPLTACVGAMLLVVADAVARSILAPAELPVGLVTAFLGAPVFISMLYQRSRYGME, from the coding sequence ATGCTTTTTTCTGCAGCAACCCTCGCGCGTTATTGGCCACATCTTTTAATTATTGCGGTTTTTGTAACACTGTTGACCAGCATATTTTCATTGGCAGTGGGTGCGACAGACATTCCTTTGACTACCTTGTTCGATTGGTTGCAGGGAAATGCCGACGAACATACCGCATTGATCATTGAGCAATTACGCTTACCCAGAATTTTGTTGGCAATCGGTGTCGGTGCGCTTCTTGCGGTATCGGGCACAGTTACGCAAGGTTTGTTTCGTAACCCTTTGGCAGACCCGTCTCTGATCGGTATCAGTGCCGGAGCGGCGGCCGGGGCCAGTCTGGTTATTGTGTGCTTCAGTCAGCATTCTGTTAATTTATTAGGTATTTCGCTGGTCACGAGTGGGGCATTTGCGGGCAGTCTGGTGGTGGTCGCATTTGTCTATCGGCTTTCGACTTCCGCAACAGGCACTAGCGTGGCGACCATGTTACTAGCGGGTATTGCATTCACTTTTATGGCGGGGAGTGTGACCAGCCTGCTGGAATTTTTTGCCGATAACGAAATGCTTCGTCGCATCAGTTTATGGCGCATGGGCGGTTTGGATGGAGCAAATTTTGTTGCCGCCGGGGCTGTCATGGTGGTCGCCGTAGTACTAATGTTTATTTTGTATCAACAACATAAAGCCTTAAATGTATTTCTGCTGGGCGAGTCGGAGGCGCGACATCTGGGTATCAATGTATTGCACTTGAAAAGGTTGGTGATTATTTGTGTGGCGGCAGGTGTGGGGCTGTCCGTTGCTCTGGCCGGAACAATCGCATTTCTTGGCTTGGTCGTGCCGCACATTGTACGTTTGGCTGTAGGCCCAAACCATCGCTATATGATTCCTCTAACTGCCTGTGTCGGGGCAATGCTTCTGGTAGTAGCCGATGCCGTCGCTCGTTCCATTCTGGCGCCCGCAGAATTACCCGTAGGTCTGGTCACCGCTTTCCTGGGGGCACCGGTATTTATTTCAATGCTGTATCAACGCAGCCGTTATGGCATGGAGTAG
- a CDS encoding uncharacterized membrane protein (DUF373 family), which yields MSSENEKHDTEMHQELSVHHHDPLIRVLHIIIRLAIRLLAILMVIVILWGVADVVYSIYHHLVTPPTLFLLDFHDIFSIFASVMVVLIGIEIFINVRLYLGSDVLPIKLVVATALMAVARKIIVLDLDRLTYEVILSLAATVLALGITYWLLSLPRKPR from the coding sequence GTGAGTAGCGAAAACGAAAAACACGATACAGAAATGCATCAGGAATTGTCTGTACATCACCACGACCCCTTGATACGTGTTTTACATATTATTATTCGTCTCGCCATCCGCCTTTTGGCGATATTAATGGTCATAGTGATCCTCTGGGGTGTTGCGGATGTTGTTTACAGTATCTACCACCACCTTGTTACGCCCCCAACGCTTTTCTTACTCGACTTCCACGATATATTTTCGATTTTTGCCTCTGTTATGGTGGTACTCATCGGCATCGAAATATTTATTAATGTCAGATTGTACCTGGGTAGCGATGTATTGCCGATAAAGTTGGTTGTCGCCACCGCGCTTATGGCCGTTGCTCGTAAAATTATAGTACTGGATCTTGATCGTCTTACCTATGAGGTAATATTGTCTCTCGCCGCAACTGTATTGGCGTTGGGTATAACTTATTGGTTGCTGTCGTTGCCTAGAAAGCCTCGTTGA
- a CDS encoding lipid A 4'-phosphatase has translation MNNKWLEFKYWDLIGLATCIAIFLVWPQLDLQVAANYYNGSEFTYANKPFIRFIYLLFAKIHVVYFVALLVAIIIATRKGWMLARRKAVFLLLTLVIGPGILVNLVLKDNGPGRPRPQHITQFGGDMTYAPAFHYSGECHKNCSFVSGHAAIGFYLLAIAWVRQRRIWLVYGVILGALVGFTRILQGGHFLSDVIFAGWVTYFTCKLTAYYLKLPLSPPQIRDPN, from the coding sequence ATGAATAACAAATGGCTCGAATTTAAATACTGGGACCTCATTGGCCTGGCAACGTGTATTGCGATTTTTCTGGTATGGCCGCAACTCGATTTACAGGTCGCCGCCAATTACTACAACGGCAGCGAGTTCACTTACGCCAACAAGCCTTTTATCCGCTTTATCTATTTGTTATTCGCGAAAATACATGTGGTCTATTTTGTTGCCTTGCTTGTTGCGATCATCATTGCCACTCGTAAAGGTTGGATGCTGGCACGCCGCAAAGCTGTATTTTTATTGCTTACACTTGTTATTGGCCCGGGTATTTTGGTTAATCTGGTACTCAAAGATAACGGCCCAGGCAGGCCGAGACCGCAACATATTACGCAGTTTGGCGGCGACATGACATACGCCCCGGCGTTCCACTATTCAGGCGAATGCCATAAAAACTGTTCGTTTGTTAGTGGCCACGCGGCGATTGGGTTCTACCTACTGGCGATCGCCTGGGTACGCCAGCGCCGTATTTGGTTGGTCTATGGCGTTATCTTGGGCGCACTGGTTGGGTTCACGCGAATATTGCAGGGAGGGCATTTTTTAAGTGACGTGATATTTGCCGGTTGGGTCACCTATTTCACCTGTAAACTCACCGCATACTACCTGAAACTTCCCCTGTCTCCGCCACAAATTCGAGACCCGAACTAG
- a CDS encoding signal transduction histidine kinase, with amino-acid sequence MIKSALQRARYVCLFLPLLVLAASAQSAGNKLPENIHFKRLVESEDNQRLSYISTMASAPDGFLWIGTGQGLLRYDGEYTTFFKSQPQNPNSLTSDYIRSLAFDQNGILWIATEYGLNSYNPKLDQFAQYLENSEPRSISSNLVKSAIVASDNRVYVGTAEGIDVFSPDRKQVVHLGHEANTSNSLSQSNVVAMMESRSGNIWIGTEGGGVNVYNPNTGAIKQYLASEQANSIIDNHVTTLCEDRDGRIWIGTQGKGLSRYNQGVFENYTVGYKPGEIPDGTIYQIFEDHQGTIWVLTDRAGALVYNASTDQFSSYRHNPYDSGTLLGNTAKAIVEDKDNNIWISTFPIGLNYFDRTSGAFDFLYRVENQSPTLSHSTILDIQRGSDGRLWVGTELGLNIVDETTGEITIYSKTNTQGSLSADAVLAIQEDIDGKVWLGTWGGGVSKFDPKTGKIERYETGTQGPGKIKSPFVWDIFLDSNNTLWVGTETDGLNRYDRNSNSFVSYNHKNNDDTTLSYDYIWDIIEDEDGYLWLATQLGLNRFDKKTQTFKSWLPDANNKKAITASRIQDLLIDSRGYLWMATQGGGINRFNRNTEEFEHLRSSQGLPSDAVSQLLEDASGYIWAGTASGLVKIDPETFTIETVLTESNGLHHDEFIRNAAHKDNNGTLYFGSVKGIVSFKPSELVRESDLPEARLTGLKIFNQPVSIGAPDSPLQKRLTETSEINLSVKESVITLDFSTINFNKHFENRFSYKLENFDKQWTHLERSHSATYTNLSPGKYTFKLSTRNRQNQLSNHVVTLGINVATPWWRSWYALALYVLLIGLFVIIVIRLYLLHFTTQQLNLLVAQRTGELERANAAKTDFLANMSHELRTPLNSIIGFSKRLLKKIDEQSDPTSYRALDAIFRNGVHLLNIINDILDVSKIEAGKLKLEVLPCNLPLTIEQQIEDMLPRAEEKGLKLIKPESYPFEKIDADPVRLKQIINNLLSNAIKYTREGQIAIAVSKTSNAGLTYCKISVSDTGIGIRQEDQEKLFSRFEQFDSDTKHQRGFGTGLGLALVYSLTQAHDGFIEFSSEFGKGSNFHINLPVTQKFKRVIAPPQENDDSL; translated from the coding sequence ATGATAAAATCAGCGCTGCAAAGAGCCCGTTATGTATGCCTGTTCCTGCCGCTCTTGGTCTTAGCTGCGAGTGCTCAGAGCGCTGGTAACAAACTTCCCGAAAACATTCACTTCAAACGACTTGTCGAATCGGAAGACAATCAACGCTTAAGTTATATTTCCACAATGGCGTCTGCGCCAGATGGCTTTTTATGGATTGGCACCGGTCAGGGCCTATTACGCTACGACGGCGAATACACCACTTTTTTTAAATCACAGCCACAAAACCCCAATTCACTAACATCAGACTATATTCGAAGCCTGGCCTTTGACCAGAACGGTATTCTCTGGATAGCGACTGAGTATGGTCTCAACAGCTACAACCCGAAGCTCGATCAGTTCGCTCAATATCTCGAAAATTCTGAACCACGGAGCATCTCCAGTAATTTAGTAAAATCGGCAATTGTTGCCAGCGATAATCGCGTTTATGTGGGTACCGCCGAGGGCATCGACGTTTTTTCGCCGGATCGCAAGCAGGTCGTGCACTTGGGCCATGAAGCCAATACCTCAAACAGCCTGAGCCAAAGCAATGTAGTTGCGATGATGGAGAGCCGAAGCGGGAATATTTGGATTGGTACAGAAGGCGGCGGCGTAAATGTTTACAACCCAAACACCGGTGCAATTAAACAATACCTCGCCAGTGAGCAAGCAAACTCGATAATCGATAATCATGTTACAACACTTTGTGAAGACCGTGACGGGCGAATTTGGATTGGCACCCAGGGCAAAGGCTTAAGTCGCTACAACCAGGGAGTCTTCGAAAACTACACCGTGGGTTACAAGCCCGGCGAAATTCCTGACGGCACGATCTACCAAATATTCGAAGACCATCAGGGTACCATTTGGGTGCTGACTGATCGCGCCGGTGCGCTCGTTTACAATGCAAGTACCGACCAGTTTAGTTCATATCGTCACAATCCCTACGACTCCGGAACTTTGTTGGGCAACACAGCCAAGGCTATTGTTGAAGATAAAGACAATAATATATGGATAAGTACCTTTCCCATCGGATTAAATTATTTTGATCGCACCAGTGGGGCTTTCGACTTTTTATATCGCGTCGAAAATCAAAGCCCCACCCTTAGCCACAGTACGATTCTTGATATTCAACGCGGCAGTGATGGCCGCCTTTGGGTCGGTACCGAATTGGGGTTAAATATCGTTGATGAAACGACCGGTGAGATTACCATTTACAGCAAAACCAACACACAGGGCAGCTTATCAGCAGATGCTGTACTTGCCATTCAGGAAGATATCGACGGTAAAGTATGGCTTGGAACCTGGGGAGGCGGCGTAAGTAAATTTGACCCCAAAACCGGAAAAATAGAACGCTATGAAACGGGCACTCAGGGGCCAGGAAAAATTAAAAGTCCTTTTGTATGGGACATATTCTTAGACTCAAATAATACTCTTTGGGTAGGCACGGAAACCGACGGTTTAAACCGCTACGATCGCAACAGCAATAGTTTTGTCAGTTACAATCATAAAAATAACGACGATACAACTCTGAGCTACGATTATATTTGGGACATTATTGAAGACGAAGACGGTTATTTATGGTTAGCCACACAATTGGGTTTAAATCGCTTCGATAAAAAAACACAAACGTTTAAATCCTGGTTGCCCGACGCCAATAATAAAAAAGCAATAACGGCCAGCCGTATTCAAGATTTGCTCATCGATTCCCGCGGTTACCTTTGGATGGCGACACAAGGTGGCGGCATCAATCGCTTTAACCGCAACACCGAAGAGTTTGAGCATTTGCGCAGTTCTCAGGGTTTACCGAGCGATGCTGTATCACAGTTGCTGGAAGATGCCTCCGGTTATATCTGGGCAGGCACCGCTTCCGGGCTGGTAAAAATAGATCCTGAAACCTTTACGATCGAAACGGTTTTAACGGAAAGCAATGGTTTACACCACGACGAATTTATTCGCAACGCCGCGCACAAAGATAACAATGGCACGCTCTATTTCGGGAGTGTTAAAGGCATTGTGAGCTTTAAACCAAGTGAACTGGTCAGAGAAAGCGATTTACCCGAAGCTCGTCTAACAGGGCTTAAAATTTTTAATCAACCTGTCAGCATTGGCGCACCGGACTCACCGCTACAAAAGCGACTGACCGAAACCTCGGAAATAAACCTCAGCGTGAAGGAATCGGTCATCACCCTGGATTTTAGCACCATAAACTTTAACAAACATTTCGAAAATCGCTTCTCGTACAAACTGGAAAATTTTGATAAACAATGGACGCACCTTGAACGAAGCCACTCGGCTACCTATACCAATTTATCCCCCGGAAAATACACCTTCAAATTAAGCACGAGAAACCGTCAAAACCAGCTTTCCAACCATGTAGTTACGCTCGGCATAAACGTCGCCACACCCTGGTGGCGCAGCTGGTATGCGCTCGCTCTGTATGTTTTGTTGATCGGATTATTTGTAATCATTGTAATTCGGCTGTATTTGCTGCACTTTACGACACAACAATTAAACCTCCTGGTTGCACAACGCACTGGCGAGCTGGAACGTGCCAATGCAGCAAAAACTGATTTTCTCGCGAACATGTCGCACGAACTTCGCACACCACTTAACTCGATAATAGGCTTTTCGAAGCGTTTATTGAAAAAAATCGACGAGCAATCCGACCCAACCAGTTATCGCGCACTCGACGCTATTTTTCGCAACGGCGTGCATCTGTTGAATATCATCAACGACATTTTGGATGTGTCTAAAATTGAAGCAGGCAAGCTCAAGCTGGAAGTTCTACCCTGCAACCTGCCGCTCACCATTGAACAGCAAATAGAAGACATGCTGCCCAGAGCCGAAGAAAAAGGCCTAAAACTGATTAAGCCAGAATCTTATCCGTTTGAAAAAATAGACGCTGACCCTGTTCGCTTAAAGCAAATTATTAACAACTTGTTGTCAAATGCCATCAAATATACCCGTGAGGGTCAAATAGCTATTGCGGTTTCTAAAACCAGTAATGCGGGTCTCACCTATTGTAAAATATCAGTGAGCGATACGGGGATTGGAATCAGACAGGAAGATCAAGAAAAACTTTTCTCACGTTTTGAGCAATTCGATTCAGACACCAAACACCAACGCGGATTTGGAACAGGCTTGGGCCTGGCGTTGGTTTACAGCTTGACCCAGGCACACGATGGCTTTATTGAATTCTCCAGCGAATTTGGAAAAGGTAGCAATTTTCATATCAACCTGCCAGTTACACAAAAATTCAAACGGGTGATAGCGCCGCCGCAGGAAAACGACGACAGTCTCTAG